DNA from Ictalurus punctatus breed USDA103 chromosome 7, Coco_2.0, whole genome shotgun sequence:
ACTCGTTGAAGGTGCGGGTCTATGCGGTTTGGTGAAGAGCTGCTAAAGAGAGTCTAGACACTGAGGAGCTCCTAATGAGAGTCTAGACACTGAGGTGCCAGTAGGTTatgtaacatttaaacacacgTGTAAACACATTCTGCACGCGGGAACTGTTAGGAATTTGACAGGAACAAAAAGTCATTTGTTAAAGTGTTGTTAATCTGACTATTTTGGTGTAATCCTTATGTTTCCATCGGTTGTAGCCGTGATCTTGTATGAACCAGCAGGTTTAACATGCATGAATATGAGCTGTCATGTTGTTTCATTGCAAGTGCTCTGTTTATGGCCTGAATCttcgttttttgtttgtttttttgtttttttttttaacttgaaaTGTTTTTACTTTCTGTTCCAGGTAATTATAGTGCAACAGGTCCCTTCCTGAAACTCAGCATCCCGACATGGGCCTGCGGTCAGCTCAGAAGAAACACTTCCCCTTGCGTGGCATTGATGGCGTGGTGCAGCTCTTTGAGTATGAGTTGGGAAACCCCGAGCCAGATCTGGCACTGCTATCTCTGGTGCTGGGCTTCGTCGAGCACTTCTTGGCAGTCAACCGTGTGGTACCTGTCAACGTCCCCGGAGTGCGCTTTGAACCCCTTAAAGGCGACTGCCTCAACTCCTGCTTCCCTACAGTAGACCTGGGCTTAATATCAGCACTGCATGAACGTTTCACGGCCCAGATCCGCGGCGCGGTGGATCTGTCACTGTACCGCAGGCCGGCCTCAGGTTCGAGCAGAGAGCTCGTCAAGAAGGTCTCGGATGTGATCTGGAACAGTCTGAGCCGATCGTACTTCAAGGACAGAGCCCACATTCAGTCTCTCTTCAGTCTCATAACGGGTAAGAGAAAGAAACATGgcaagacccccccccccctcccttaATAAAACTTTCTCTTTAAGAAGCACCTAGGTCTATCCTAATCGAAGTCCTTTAGTCAGTGTGGTTATATTAGCGGGCATTTCAGGGCCACTTCAGATAGATAAGAGCAGTATTACTAAGCAAGTAATAACTAGTTTAGTCTTTGTAGTGTTACGTTGCCTCATTCCAAGATTTCGCTACTGTCGATACGTTTAGCCGAGTCATGATTTGCCCAGAAAATGTCATTGGTTCATCTCTGTTTTGATTTCCGAACAGGCACGAAGTTGGACAGCTCGGGCGTGGCATTCGCAGTGGTGGCTGCGTGTCAGGTTCTTGGACTGAAGGATGTTCATCTGGCCTTGTCTGAGGACCACGCCTGGGTAATCTTTGGCAAAGGGGGTGAAGAAACCGCTGAGGTCACATGGCATGGCAAGGGCAACGAGGACAGGAGAGGCCAGACAGTCAGTGCTGGAGTCAACGAGAGGGTGAGATTAGTGTAGTTACACTTTATATTGTACTTCATAGAAATCAGCCATAAAAATACATGTTAATTAACATAAGAATCAGCGTTATTTAAAAGATGACGAGGAAACAGACTTGTTCGACTACATTTTGTTACGGTATTTATCTCTGTAGAGCTGGTTGTATTTGAAAGGATCCTACATGAAGTGCAACCGCAACATGGAGGTAGCATTCATGGTTTGCGCCATCAACCCGTCTTTAGATCTACACACAGACAGCTCTGAGCTGCTACAACTTCAGCAGGTGAGCTCTAGGACGGTGCATGCTTTTAATGAAAAGAGACTAAGCAGGAGACGTTGTCTTATAACGTTCTTTTTCTTCCATCACAGAGGCTGCTCTGGTTGCTGTATGAGCGAGGAGACTTGGACAGGTGTGTTGTAAAGATTGTAAATAATTACAGTTGTGGTTATCTTGAAACTCCTGCTCAGCGATCTGAACTATTTATTTGTCTCTCAGGTATCCAATGGCAATGGGTACTCTTGCTGACCTTGAAGATCAAGAACCTTTGGGCAAAGGAGACCCTCTTTCAATCCATCTCAAGGTGCTGGAGCTTTTATCATCAGAAAGAAATGGGGGGGTGGGGATGCTCTCAAATCAGACACTTGCATTTGTATGTATCCTCACAGCTCCTGTGATTCTTTGGTTGAATTTACTATTTGAGTGTGTTCAATATGTTGCAGGCAGTATGACTGGTTGATATGATCGCACACCAGGAGGCCACATACCCCCTGTGGCCCTACACTATGCTAGAGTCAGTGAGGGAGGCGAATATCTGCTCCAAAGTGGGCCTCTTTTTGTTAGGAAGACCTTTGTTGCCAGCAAATTAGTCTGTGCACCTCTTGCTGAGACAAGGACGTGTCTGTACCTGTGATGTCTGGGGTTCAGGCGCAGGCTGATTTTGAAAGTTCTTCGTTCCAGCAAGTTCAAGAGAACTGCACCTGCACCATTAGTGATCCTAATCTCCTCAGCAGGAGGTAgtaccaaaaacaaaaaaaaacggcgTGGCGGACTCCAGTTGGCGAGCGCAGTTATTTCCGCCACAAGTTGGCTAGCGTTCTCACTGAATCTGGCATCACGCTAGTGGATAGTGTGGGCCGTTTTAGTGTTCGAGTGCACAGCGAGGCCAAATGGCTTAATACTCCTTGATGGCGGCACACAGGAGCCAGTCGTCCAAATATGACAATATCCTGATGCCTCGGTCTGTTACAGGAGACAGTGCTGCTTGCATACATCTTGTACATCTCAGTACGACATCTGTGGAGATGGAGCAAAGCTGAAGGATAAGACTTTGAATTAGAAAATGATGACGAAGAAACctttatttgttaaatttgcCTCACAGCATAGTGGAATTCTTGTTTTtgtgcatatcccagcttgttatgAAGCAAAGGTCAGCGTGCAGGGTCATCCATGATACAGcactcctggagcagagagggttaagggccttgctcaagggcctgaCGGTGGCACCTTGGTAGTGATTGCTTGAACCCTCAGCCTTcggatcagtaacccagaccaACCGTTGAGCAATCACTGCCGCTTGAATTCGGATGCATGTCACTGGGGCACTAATTGTAAAAATCATGTGTTCCAGTGTGTATGAGAACAAAGAAATCGGTATTGTGCAGATCCCCTGATAGAAAGCAGTTGCACAGTGTGAATCTGACAGGTTTAGCAACTTTAGGGAGGGCTTGTAAAAACCAGCTCAGCCCTTTCAAACCTACAGTCAGATGGAAACATTGAGTACACTGAGTAGGATCCTTTGATCTGAACTGTGGGGtctattattttcttttctttttttaatataatgattGTGCTGCTATCTAAGGAGGAATGAACTTCTTCAGTCAGAGTAGCAATCTTGTTGGAGTTGGATATGGACAAGGCCCTGAGCACATTGGGGCTGAATGCAGAACTGGAGCTTGTATCCCTGTGACCCTGTTACCAGGAACTGATGATCTGATTGTTGCTGCCCTATCAGCTGTAAATCATCCCAGTGTTAGCCCTAGGCCTTCTAGGCCCTATAGTGATTGGGGGCCCTTTATTATTTTGGTGTGGAGTGGGGGATGGATGCTGCTTAAGACCTGACCTGTGGGGTGAATGTGAGGTGTTCAGGCACCTGCTTGGAGCCTGAGTGACTGTAGGGCTCGCATGAGGTTGCATGGCTTTGTGGGCATCAGAACACAGGCCATGTTAAGATGACCAAAATAAAGCACTTCATGTTAGCGGATTCAGCTAACATAGCAAGCTCGGCAGTGGACCGTACGCGGTACGCTAGCACCACTAACAGTTGGATACCTGCAGCTCAGACTGTAGTCACAAGTTGTAATTATGTACACAAAGATGCGTATAAAGCGAGAGATTCATGACGGCATCATACGGTCTCAACATGCACGCACATGTGTACAGAAGGAATTCATGTGATATTTTTAATCCCACTGGTGTTTGAAATGGATAAGGTAGAATTAATTTTGGCCACACCAGATTTTCATCACTAACCACATACTTCACCTTTCACTGTGTTTTTTCAAGGCTGTGGAGTCCGCCAAGATGTACTACAACAATGAGCATATCTACCCGTTTATGTACTTGGCCGGATACCACTACAGACACAGGAATGTGCAGGACGCTCTGGGGGCCTGGGCCGAGGCTGCTACAGTCATACAAGAGTAAGTATCAGGGctagcactttaaaaaaaataaaaaataaaaaaaaaatttaaataaaacattattgtttttaaatgtctaaCTTTCTTTTCACCATACTGAAGACTTCGTTGCAAAAACGCGAcctgatagattttatttacataaccTTATGTAATTTTTATTCTGAAGTAACGTTACTGTAATTTATTTCCAGCAGATGGCAGTGTTGGTCTGTTGTTTAGTGATGACATAcgtgtgcatgtttgttttggagAGCAAATACTTGTGATTAGTGGTCTCTCTTTCAGAAAGCTATCATCCTGTAAGATGTTTCGGTCTCAAGAACAATGTAGGGCAAAAGATTGTGTAAAGATTCTCTCCTATACACCACGCACAAGTGTTTTTGGCTATGCTCTAACTAAGCAAAATCCAACGTCCATATATTTTCAGTTGTGATTAAGCTACTGTAAATGCAGCATTATAATGGCTGCTGGAGCCATTCTACAGGTTGTCCCAAAGTTCTCCAGATTGTTTGCCAGCCCCACATCGGTTATGCCTTTGTCAGTtggatgttcatggacgttCACTTCTTGGTTGGTCTGCAaaacttccagtctttttgaatttcttaagtttggcaacagtgttttgtgtgagtgtgtatgtttcctgttaaagtccatcacatcCTCGCGACAGGTttccgatccagccatgagagtgatttcaatacatttttcttttgtcaaagacattcttaaaggctatctgaaaataaataaataatataaaatatgtattaaacactttttagcaaaatgtcttccaaaatggtTATTACCCCCAATGTATGACTCCCTGTATTTCTTAGTATTGTTCTACTCGGCATAGAGTCTTATCTGCCAGCATCCTAACCTGTTAGCACTGAGGAAAATTTGGGGAGGGGATCTAGATCTGTACCTTTCTCTCTGTAAGCACATGCTGCACAGACTGAACAACTAAAAATAGTTGTATCTGGTTTGCTTATGTGTCCTGAAGGATGTCTGCACCGGACACGCCCAAAACCCAGCCtcttccctttccctctcttcctgtttcctgttcctTTTGGACACGGAGTgctccctccttctctttccAAACAACTATTTCTGGACAtgttgtacattttgaatgtttttacaAACAATTTTCAAACATATTCTAGACCCTTTAAAAGAAATAGTTTTTGAAAAGCCAGTCCTGCACTTAACTGACCAAAAAgtatttgtctgtgttttggcagcttGGAACACTCGGTTAGTGCTGTCACACAGTGTTAATTAGTTAATAAACTGTGTAATAATTATCTAATTATCTTTGAGTTTCAAGCACACTGTGAGTTGAGTGAATTGTAATGTAATGACATGGGTCTTACAGGATACAGTTTGAAAACTGGTGTTGTAATTAGTGAGCAAAATCAACACACGTTTAGGGCAGACCAAaccttaaatatttattaaagctaggtattctttattaaaacacGAACTCGCTATCAAAACCGTGCATCCACTGTTTTAGTCATTAGACAAGTGATTTCTTAAATTATATGTGCTGCTAATGTTTGAGGTTTTATGTTGTGAAATGCGTCATTTAAGAGACCTCGAGAGTAAAAGTTCTCTGATCACGAGTTTCCTCTTGTTTATTCTCAGTTACAACTACTGCCGTGAGGATGAGGAGATCTATAAGGAGTTCTTCGATATAGCGAATGATGTCATCCCCACCCTTCTCAAGGAGACGGCTGctgagagtggaggagagggcACTGAGGGAGCAGAAAAGGTATAATTTAAGCTAACAAGTTAGAAACAACCACCATTTCTCAAATTATCACAAACGTATGTGAAACTCAACTGTTTTCTcgcatgtttgtttgtgttcttcCTGTAGGACCAACCAAGGCAGGCCGCAGCCCTCTCTGCCTTACAGGACCCAGAGTGCTTTGCGCACTTGTTGCGTTTCTATGATGGAATCTGTAAATGGGAAGAGGGAAGTCCCACACCAGTGCTTCATGTAGGCTGGGCCACCTTCCTGGTTCAGTCTCTCAGCCGCTTCGATGCTCAGGTAAACCTACTTAGGATAATAAAAACTTAGTGGTagatttttacatatttggacaagcacacatttgatcctctttgaaaaagtgcaaaataataaagttgatgcactatcaaatataaataaataaataaaaccgatcagtcacatggaaaaggTAAGTACACCCCTgtatttatcacaccttcaaatccataaaattaagATCAggtgtgccagtgattagaacctacttaatttgtccaggactggccgtcccagcaaattcagcccaagagcagaatGGTTGATGCTAAACGTCACCAAGAACCCCAAtttttcatcacaggatctgctagtaagtcttgcaactgttatTGTCAAAATGCAGGCATCCACAATcaaagagattgcacagatttTACCTGCATGGGACgagtgccaggaaaaagccatTGCAAGATGACAGTTTGCCAATCAGTATATAGGGAAAGACCaagccttttggaataatgtgctctgtaTAGACGAGTCAAAGATGATGtgtggccacagtaacagcagacatgtttggcgctgaccaaagacagcttttcaggagaagcacctcataccaattgtgaagcactgtggtggaaatgttatggtttggggttgcttcactgactcagggactggacagcttgcattcattgattcatctatgaattctgcatcatatcaaagggTGCTTGCTtttaatgtgaggccatctgtctgcaAGTTGAAGTttaactgaaagtggacctttcaacagtaTAATGATTctaagcacactaacaaatccaccaaggactggctcaaaaagaagaaatcaagggttatggcctagtcaaagcctggatttgagtgtcgttgaaatgttgtggggggatttgaagcTGACAGTACATgaaagaaaaccctcaaacttTTTGCAACTGTAAGAATATTGCATTGAAGAGTGGCCAAAAATTACAGCAAGCCAATATCAgtgactggtggacaattatgcaaaatgcctacaagaagttatttctccTAAAGGGAGCAATACCAGCTTCTGAGCCCaaggatgtacttactttttcccacagaagaatatcacatctatttatatttttgttgggtaaatgtttgaaaagctcattttccttgtgggtttgttcaagtatatcaactttattaataggcactgtttcaaagatgatcaaatatctgcttgtccaaatatgaaaaaagaaaaagccaacaatttccatggggtgtacttattttttcacataactaTACATATGTAGTTGAACTTAAGAAGCCTATTGATCGCTGACCTCATCTAAAACTGTGTATTAGAAATGCAATATATTGGGGAATTGCACAGAACCTAGCATGGACCTAATGTTCTGTTGGGATTCTTGAAAAGCCACATGGTTTAGGAAAACGTACTCCAAAGGTCATACAAAGAGAAACTAGGTTATCGGTTCTACTTTTTGTACATGCAAATAAGAAAGTTACACCAAATCCAAGTCACAACAAACACAATATATTTCCGTAATAGACCAGAAAAACACCTTGTGCCAAACAGTAGCTACTGTATGACAATTAGTTCTGCCTGATTCCTGAGTTGCTAGCCATGTCTAAAACGTCATTTTAAAGCTGTCAGGGGAGCTCAttgcaaaagaaaataataaattttggGGGTTAGTATTTTAGTTCAGAATaacttattttttccatgtaAAATATAGTCACTcttagtttattttaatttgataaaattttattttttatgcctCAGCCACTGCGTGCTGGAGGCGTTATTTTTTCAGGTCGTCCATCCAAGATTCTAAGTAGCGCAATGTTTCAACAATGAGCGGTTGAATGTTTGTCGGATTTATATGGTATTATCTTTTATAACCAGCAGATCCAAATAGAGTCATGGTTAAATGtcaaatagtttttcttcaatagttTCCTTCATGTTTGTCATACAGAGCTGCTACTTACACGCCATTTTCAGGAACTCAAGGCCCCTTTTCTGGCTAGCTATGACTTTTACCATTGGCCTTTCCATGTGTCTGTCCGTCTTTCTGTCGGTCATGTATCAtacatatcatatatatatatatatattctgtcaGATTCTTCTTAGCGTGACATCTCAAGAACaagttgttgaatgtttgtacGGTCTTTAGATGGATTTATCATTGTAATCAggagatgaactgattagattttgaaattgatCC
Protein-coding regions in this window:
- the men1 gene encoding menin → MGLRSAQKKHFPLRGIDGVVQLFEYELGNPEPDLALLSLVLGFVEHFLAVNRVVPVNVPGVRFEPLKGDCLNSCFPTVDLGLISALHERFTAQIRGAVDLSLYRRPASGSSRELVKKVSDVIWNSLSRSYFKDRAHIQSLFSLITGTKLDSSGVAFAVVAACQVLGLKDVHLALSEDHAWVIFGKGGEETAEVTWHGKGNEDRRGQTVSAGVNERSWLYLKGSYMKCNRNMEVAFMVCAINPSLDLHTDSSELLQLQQRLLWLLYERGDLDRYPMAMGTLADLEDQEPLGKGDPLSIHLKAVESAKMYYNNEHIYPFMYLAGYHYRHRNVQDALGAWAEAATVIQDYNYCREDEEIYKEFFDIANDVIPTLLKETAAESGGEGTEGAEKDQPRQAAALSALQDPECFAHLLRFYDGICKWEEGSPTPVLHVGWATFLVQSLSRFDAQIRQKVTIITKEAEPQDDDDQASDDPREGRRRGPRRESKVEESAGSSPPATSAAPPSQPGQPKKVGGEGGRRRSSAGGRVKETDGKNETSSPNSPVPSPTQAAVVSSGPMVTFHSEKMKGMKELLSAAKINSSAIKLQLTAQSQVQMKRQKPTPSGDYSLSFMKRPRKTL